The following proteins are co-located in the Imtechella halotolerans genome:
- a CDS encoding AsmA-like C-terminal region-containing protein, whose amino-acid sequence MKKFKKPLVIIASFLLLSIGALAAIPYFFKDKIIALIKENINESLYATVDFTDVDISLLRNFPNARVGIEKFSLINHAPFEGDSLFTADEITLKMSIKELFKGSDEPMKLDYFSVTKAQVSILVNEEGVANYDIAKPSENTSQVESEPFTFSVSGYEIKDGIISYKDASSGMELLISEFNHQGSGDLSTAVSELQTHSEAKVSFTFDGTNYLQKIPLKLDALIGVDLTESKYSFLQNEALINQLPLNFDGYIQLLEQGQMVDITFKTPSSDFKNFLAVLPETYTQNIANVQTQGNFEISGFFKGMVDDNHIPTFDIRIESKNAMFKYPDLPKSVRNINLNTEIANKTGITNDTYVTIERLSFQIDQDVFSANAHIKNIIENPIVDATINGKLNLGNLSKAYPMPQKVPMKGLLTANIHTYFDMQSIEQKQYERTRNEGKLSLNNFEYNGDEMATPLAINSADLSFNPTTVSLQNFVAKTGKTDLQAQGSIHNLLGFFFRKEKLEGNFNLNSNHFALSDFMVAEGETLENENTTPDSGEETIKIPSFLDITINANAQTVTYDNLTLKDVKGTLRIDDEKATLQDFQSGIFGGKLALNGSVSTKESTPVFDMNLGINSFDISQSFKGMDLLQALAPIASALQGKLNSTLSLKGTLKEDFTPNLANISGNALAELLASNIKPEQSKALSLLGNQLSFIDFSKIDLSKLKTSISFNDGKVNLKPLTIQYQDIAIELGGSHGLDNSMDYNATFQVPAKYLGKDVNNLLNSLSPEEAQQITIPVSAQIGGSFSNPSVSTNMKQSVTSLTNQLVAYQKEKLTNQGKEKLTNALTGLLGNKKDSTQTNVSDSTKTKTTDETKAKVEEKAKDALKNLFGKKKKDTIKQ is encoded by the coding sequence ATGAAAAAGTTTAAAAAACCACTCGTAATTATTGCCTCCTTTCTACTTCTTAGTATTGGTGCCCTGGCAGCTATCCCTTATTTTTTTAAGGACAAAATAATAGCTCTTATTAAAGAAAATATTAACGAGAGTTTATATGCAACAGTTGATTTTACAGATGTTGATATTAGTTTACTTCGTAATTTCCCAAATGCTAGAGTTGGTATAGAAAAATTTAGCCTAATCAATCACGCTCCTTTTGAAGGGGATTCTCTTTTTACTGCGGATGAAATCACCTTAAAAATGTCAATAAAAGAATTGTTTAAAGGTAGTGATGAACCGATGAAACTGGATTATTTCTCTGTAACAAAGGCACAGGTTTCAATCCTTGTTAATGAAGAAGGAGTTGCCAATTATGACATCGCCAAGCCCTCTGAAAACACCTCTCAAGTAGAAAGCGAACCCTTTACATTTTCTGTATCAGGCTATGAAATTAAAGACGGCATCATATCATACAAAGATGCATCAAGCGGAATGGAACTTTTAATCAGCGAATTCAATCATCAGGGTAGTGGTGATTTATCTACTGCAGTATCTGAACTTCAAACACACTCTGAGGCAAAAGTAAGTTTCACTTTTGACGGGACCAATTACCTACAAAAAATTCCTTTAAAGCTAGATGCCCTAATCGGAGTTGACCTAACTGAAAGCAAATATAGCTTTTTACAAAACGAAGCCCTTATCAATCAACTTCCTTTGAATTTCGACGGCTATATCCAATTACTCGAACAAGGTCAAATGGTTGATATCACCTTTAAAACGCCTTCTTCTGATTTTAAAAATTTCCTTGCAGTGCTCCCAGAAACATATACACAAAACATTGCCAACGTACAAACCCAAGGAAACTTCGAAATTTCTGGCTTTTTCAAGGGAATGGTTGATGATAACCACATTCCGACTTTTGATATTCGTATTGAATCTAAAAATGCCATGTTTAAATATCCTGACTTACCAAAATCAGTACGAAATATCAATCTAAATACGGAAATTGCCAATAAAACTGGAATAACTAATGATACCTATGTCACCATAGAAAGATTATCATTCCAAATTGACCAAGATGTCTTCAGTGCTAATGCTCACATCAAAAATATTATTGAAAACCCAATTGTAGATGCTACCATAAATGGCAAACTCAATTTAGGTAACCTTTCCAAGGCCTATCCCATGCCGCAAAAAGTTCCTATGAAAGGTCTACTTACGGCTAATATTCATACGTATTTTGATATGCAATCTATTGAACAAAAGCAATATGAACGAACACGTAATGAAGGGAAATTATCTCTAAATAATTTTGAGTATAATGGTGATGAAATGGCAACTCCTCTGGCTATAAACTCAGCTGACTTATCCTTTAATCCAACTACAGTTTCGCTACAAAACTTTGTAGCAAAAACAGGTAAAACAGACCTGCAAGCCCAAGGAAGTATCCATAATTTACTTGGATTCTTTTTCCGAAAGGAAAAACTAGAAGGAAATTTTAATCTAAATTCCAATCATTTTGCATTAAGTGACTTCATGGTGGCTGAAGGTGAAACTTTAGAAAATGAAAATACAACTCCAGATTCTGGAGAAGAAACTATTAAAATTCCTTCATTTTTAGACATAACCATTAACGCCAACGCGCAAACAGTCACCTATGATAACCTTACTCTAAAGGATGTAAAAGGCACCTTGCGAATAGATGATGAAAAAGCCACCTTGCAGGACTTCCAATCGGGAATTTTTGGAGGGAAATTAGCTCTTAATGGAAGTGTATCAACAAAAGAATCAACGCCAGTTTTTGACATGAATTTAGGGATCAATTCTTTTGATATTTCGCAATCCTTCAAAGGAATGGATTTATTACAAGCATTAGCACCAATTGCTTCTGCTTTACAAGGCAAACTAAATAGTACTTTATCTTTAAAGGGAACACTTAAAGAAGATTTCACACCAAACTTAGCCAATATTAGTGGAAATGCGCTGGCTGAACTATTAGCTAGTAACATTAAACCCGAACAATCCAAAGCATTATCATTATTAGGAAATCAACTATCATTCATTGATTTCAGTAAAATAGATCTTAGCAAATTAAAAACGTCTATCAGTTTCAATGATGGAAAAGTAAATCTAAAACCTTTAACAATTCAATATCAAGATATTGCTATTGAACTTGGTGGTAGTCACGGTCTTGATAATAGCATGGATTACAATGCAACATTCCAAGTACCTGCGAAATATTTAGGAAAAGATGTAAACAACCTATTGAATAGCTTAAGTCCTGAAGAAGCGCAACAAATTACAATTCCTGTTTCTGCCCAAATAGGAGGAAGTTTTTCCAATCCTTCTGTATCAACAAATATGAAACAATCAGTTACCTCCTTGACCAATCAATTAGTTGCCTATCAAAAAGAGAAACTAACAAATCAAGGTAAGGAAAAATTAACCAATGCTCTCACTGGCCTTTTAGGCAACAAAAAAGATTCAACCCAAACCAACGTTTCAGATAGCACCAAAACAAAGACTACGGATGAAACAAAAGCGAAGGTTGAAGAAAAGGCCAAAGATGCTCTAAAAAATCTTTTTGGTAAAAAGAAAAAGGACACGATAAAACAATGA
- a CDS encoding ABC transporter ATP-binding protein has protein sequence MITFTNLHKNYGKLEVLKGLNLTVSDGKITAVLGPNGSGKTTLIKSFLGMVIPSEGEISFQEKNIKGKWQYREEVSYLPQIANFPKNLTVLELLKMIKNLKGKHCETDSLIADFRLEPHLKKSLGNLSGGTKQKVNIVLAFMVDNPLLVLDEPTSGLDPVSLLTLKRLILSEKEKGKTILITSHILSFVEEIADEIVFILEGDIYFQGTVTELLVQTSKSNFEEAIASLLLKGHA, from the coding sequence ATGATAACCTTTACTAATCTACATAAAAATTACGGAAAACTTGAAGTTTTAAAAGGCCTTAATCTCACTGTGTCTGATGGAAAGATAACTGCTGTATTAGGTCCAAATGGTTCTGGTAAAACCACCCTGATCAAGAGCTTTTTGGGTATGGTAATTCCATCTGAGGGTGAAATTTCCTTTCAGGAAAAAAATATTAAGGGCAAATGGCAATACAGAGAAGAGGTGAGCTATTTACCGCAAATTGCAAATTTCCCAAAAAATTTAACGGTTTTAGAGTTGCTTAAGATGATTAAAAACCTGAAAGGCAAACACTGTGAAACTGATAGCCTTATAGCTGATTTTAGATTGGAACCACATTTAAAAAAATCACTTGGTAATCTTTCTGGAGGAACTAAACAAAAGGTAAATATCGTTTTGGCATTTATGGTTGACAACCCATTATTGGTACTTGATGAACCAACCTCAGGTCTTGATCCTGTTTCATTGTTAACTCTAAAAAGACTTATTTTATCAGAAAAGGAAAAAGGTAAAACAATACTTATCACATCTCATATTTTAAGTTTTGTAGAAGAAATTGCAGACGAAATTGTATTTATACTTGAGGGAGATATTTATTTTCAGGGCACGGTAACTGAATTATTAGTACAAACATCTAAGTCTAACTTTGAAGAAGCTATAGCTTCTCTATTACTTAAAGGTCATGCGTAA
- a CDS encoding nitrous oxide reductase family maturation protein NosD encodes MRLIIVLWSVWLYTVASYGNTINVCNSCSYKTLKSAIAAAKDGDTIVVKKGLYKEGNIILDKQIVLLGEDNPVLDGEMRAEILTVTASNVVIQGFQFKNVGESFTKDFAAIRLVKSHNSRIMNNNFENVFYGIFLEKSNHVTISTNFITGNAVLEYKSGNGIHLWYCKNITIENNTVSKVRDGIYFEFVDDSRVINNRSFNNLRYGLHFMFSNNDLYMHNTFDANGAGVAVMYSKKIEMKYNTFKRNWGAASYGLLLKEINDAEIAHNKFLQNTIGINVEGSNRLNYSYNSFEENGWAVKINGACFNNDFRKNNFLNNTFDVAYSGHLNDNSFSQNYWSAYTGYDLNRNGIGDVPYRPVKLFSYVVNKTPESIVLLRSLFVDIINFSEKVSPVFTPTHLMDTEPLMKKVSL; translated from the coding sequence ATGAGGCTAATTATTGTACTTTGGAGTGTATGGTTATACACTGTTGCTAGCTATGGGAATACTATAAATGTATGTAATTCCTGTTCATACAAAACATTGAAGTCTGCTATTGCTGCGGCTAAGGATGGAGATACAATTGTGGTTAAGAAAGGGCTGTATAAAGAAGGAAATATTATACTGGATAAACAAATTGTATTATTAGGTGAGGATAATCCTGTTCTTGATGGAGAAATGAGAGCAGAAATACTCACAGTGACAGCATCAAATGTAGTAATTCAAGGTTTTCAATTTAAAAATGTAGGAGAGAGTTTTACTAAGGATTTTGCAGCGATACGTCTTGTTAAAAGTCATAATTCACGTATTATGAACAATAATTTTGAAAATGTTTTTTATGGAATTTTTCTTGAAAAATCGAATCATGTAACCATTAGTACTAATTTCATAACAGGAAATGCTGTGTTGGAATATAAATCAGGAAATGGAATTCATTTATGGTATTGTAAAAACATTACAATAGAGAACAATACTGTTTCTAAAGTTCGTGATGGTATTTATTTTGAGTTTGTGGATGATAGTAGGGTAATTAATAACCGAAGCTTTAACAATCTTCGCTACGGGTTACATTTTATGTTTTCTAATAACGATTTGTATATGCATAACACTTTTGATGCTAATGGTGCTGGTGTTGCTGTAATGTATTCTAAAAAAATTGAAATGAAGTATAATACATTCAAGAGAAATTGGGGTGCTGCATCTTATGGTTTATTGTTGAAAGAAATTAATGACGCCGAGATTGCTCATAACAAGTTTTTGCAAAATACTATTGGGATTAATGTAGAAGGATCAAATAGGCTTAATTATTCCTATAATAGTTTTGAAGAAAATGGTTGGGCTGTAAAGATAAATGGGGCATGTTTCAATAATGATTTTCGAAAAAATAATTTTCTGAACAATACTTTTGATGTGGCTTATAGCGGACATTTGAATGATAATTCATTTTCGCAAAATTATTGGAGTGCATATACAGGATATGATTTGAATCGGAACGGAATCGGAGACGTACCTTACCGCCCTGTAAAGCTGTTCTCTTATGTAGTAAATAAAACACCAGAAAGTATAGTCTTATTAAGAAGCCTTTTTGTAGATATTATTAATTTCTCAGAAAAAGTGTCACCTGTATTTACCCCTACCCATCTTATGGATACTGAACCGTTAATGAAAAAAGTTTCGCTATGA
- a CDS encoding nitrous oxide reductase accessory protein NosL translates to MKKIIKLLFMYMLLSACTPKAQSITYGADMCHFCKMNIVDVQHASEIVTKKGKVFKYDAIECMLNSEEHQAPEKNALYLTNVYGQPEILVNATKVTYLISERLPSPMGANLTAFETESAALKAKEELGGEIYSWSALLTRFSK, encoded by the coding sequence ATGAAAAAAATTATCAAATTACTTTTTATGTATATGCTACTTTCAGCATGTACACCAAAGGCTCAATCCATTACCTATGGAGCTGATATGTGTCACTTTTGTAAGATGAATATTGTTGATGTACAGCATGCTTCTGAAATTGTTACTAAGAAGGGAAAAGTGTTCAAATACGATGCGATCGAGTGTATGTTAAATTCTGAAGAACATCAAGCTCCGGAAAAAAATGCGCTTTATCTTACCAATGTGTATGGACAACCCGAGATATTGGTCAATGCTACCAAAGTTACTTATCTCATTTCAGAAAGGTTACCCAGTCCAATGGGGGCCAATCTTACTGCCTTTGAAACTGAAAGTGCAGCTCTAAAAGCAAAAGAAGAATTGGGAGGTGAAATTTATTCCTGGAGTGCACTTTTAACTCGTTTTTCCAAGTAA